From the genome of Paracidovorax avenae:
CTGCTGCGCGTGGCCGGCAGCCCGGACCCTTACGGCAAGCAGATCGACGGCATGGGCGGGGCCACCTCGTCCACGTCCAAGGTGGTGATCCTCTCACCCTCGGCCCGGCCCGGCCATGACGTGGACTACCTGTTCGGGCAGGTGGCCATCGACAGCGCCTTCGTGGACTGGAGCGGCAACTGCGGCAACCTGTCGGCTGCCGTCGGGCCCTTCGCCATCGCGGGCGGGCTGGTCGCCCCGGAGCGCATTCCGGCCAACGGGACCTGCACCGTGCGCATCTGGCAGGCCAACATCGGCAAGACCATCGTGGCGCACGTGCCCATCGCCGGCGGCCAGGTGCAGGAGACGGGCGGCTTCATGCTCGACGGCGTGGCCTTTCCGGCGGCGGAGGTGGCGCTCGAATTCCTGGACCCGGCGGAGGAGGGCGGGGAGGGCGGCGGGGCGATGTTCCCGACCGGCAACGTGGTGGACGTCCTGGAGGTGCCGGGTGTCGGCAGCTTCCGCGCCACGCTCATCAACGCCGGCATTCCCACGATCTTCCTGGACGCGCGCGACATCGGCTACACCGGCACCGAACTGCAGGGGGACATCAACGAGGACCCGGCCGCGCTGGCGCGCTTCGAGGCCATCCGGGCCTGGGGCGCCGTGAAGATGGGCCTCATCCGGGACGTGGCCGAGGCGGCCCGGCGCCAGCACACGCCCAAGATCGCCTTCGTCGCGCCGTCTGCGGGCTACGTGGCGTCCAGCGGCAAGGCCGTGGAGGCGGCGGACATCGATCTGCTGGCGCGCGCCCTCTCCATGGGCCGGCTGCACCACGCCATGATGGGCACCGCGGCCGTGGCCATTGGCGTAGCGGCGGCCGTGCCCGGCACGGTCGTCCACCGCGCCGCCGGTGGAGGCACGCGCGATGCGGTCCGCTTCGGCCATCCCTCGGGCGTGCTCCGCGTGGGCGCCGAGGCCCGGCAGGAGAACGGCCGGTGGACCGTGGCCAGGGCGCTCATGGGCCGCAGCGCCCGCGTACTCATGGAAGGCTGGGTCCGCGTGCCCGGCGACGCTTTTTGAATCACGGAGGCTACGGCGCATGTCCACTCGCAAACGACTCAAGCAACTCGCCGAGGCCCGCAGCGGCCTCATCGTGCCTGGCGCGTTCAACGCGCTGTCCGCCAGGGTGATCGCCGACCTGGGCTTCCAGGCGATCTACGTCACCGGCGCCGGCGTGACCAACATGTGGTTCGGCATGCCCGACCAGGGCTTCATGGGCCTGGCCGAGATCGCGGACCACACCGCCCGCATCCGCGACGCGGTGGACGTGCCGCTGCTCGTCGATGCGGACACGGGCTTCGGCAACGCGCTGAACGTGGTGCACACCGTGCGCACGCTGGAGCGCGCGGGCGCGGACTGCATCCAGCTCGAGGACCAGGTCGCGCCCAAGCGCTGCGGCCACTTCTCGGGCAAGGAAGTCATCGCGCTCGACGAGGCCGTCGGCAAGATCAAGGCCGCCGTCGATGCGCGCCGCGATCCCGACCTGCTCATCATGGCCCGCACCGACGCCGCCGCCACGCACGGCTTCGAGGCCGCCGTGGAGCGCGCGCAGCACTTCGCCGAGGCGGGCGCGGACATCCTGTTCGTCGAGGCCGTGACCCGGGCCGAGGAGGTGCGCGCGCTGCCGCAGCGCCTGGCCAGGCCGCAGCTGATGAACATGGTGATCGGCGGCAGGACGCCTATCTTCAACGCGGAGCAGCTGGGCACCATGGGCTTCGGCATCGTCCTGTACGCCAACGCGGCCCTGCAGGGCGCCGTGGCGGGCATGCAGAAGGCCCTGACGGTGCTGCGCGACGACAGGGAAGTGCAGGAGTCCAGTGGCCTGGTGACGCCCTTCGAGGAGCGCCAGCGCCTGGTCGGCAAGCCCGCATGGGACGCGCTGGAAAAGCGCTACACCTGAACGCCCCCCGCTTCAGCGGCCTCCCCGTGCCAGCTCGATGAAGGCCCGCACGTAGTCGATGGCGGTATCCGCCTCGCGTGCGCCCAGGAAGATCTGCTTGGCGATGCCGCGCGCGCCCAGCCGCACGGGCACGACATCCATCCGGGCCGCATATTCCTCCACCAGCCACCGCGGCAGGGCGGCCACGCCGCGGCCGCTGGCCACCATCTGCAACATGATGTCGGTGGTCTCGATGGCCTTGTGTCGCCGGGGCGTGACGCCGGCCGGCAGGAGGAACTGGTTGTAGATGTCCAGCCGCTCGATGTCCACGGGGTAGCTGATGAGCACCTCCCCGGTCAGCTGCTGCGGCTTCACGTAGGCCGCCGAAGCCAGGGCATGGTCCCTCGCGACGACGAGCACCTGCTCGTAGTCGAACACGGGCTCGAACTGCAGCCCGGGCTTGTACAGCGGGTCGGGCGTGACCAGCAGGTCGATCTCGTAGCCGAAAAGGGCGCCGATCCCGCCGAACTGGAACTTCTGCTTGACGTCCACATCGACGTCGGGCCACGCGGTCAGGTAGGGCGACACCACCTTGAGCAGCCATTGGTAGCACGGGTGGCATTCCATGCCGATCCGCAGCGCACCGCGCTCGCCCTGCGCGAACTGCCCCAGCCGCTCCTCGGCCAGTTCCAGTTGCGGCAGCACGCGGTTGGCCACGGCCAGCAGGTACTGGCCCGCTTGCGTCAGGCGCAGGCTGCGGCCTTCGCGCAGCCAGACATCGGTGCCCAGTTGCTGCTCGAGCTTCTTCATGCTGTGGCTCAGGGCCGACTGGGTGAGGTTCAGCACGCCCGCGGAGGCGGTCAGCGAACCTTGTTTCTCGACCTGCTGGACGATGCTGAGGTGGATGCGCTCCAGCATTTCAATGAACCCTGCTCATGAATTGTTGAAATAAAACCATTTTACTTCATTGATCCAGGCGCCTACCATCCGCCCGAACCAATGACAGGAAGGAAAGAAATGACACGCCCACTTCGTCTGGCCGCGGTCTCCGGCGGGCTGCAATCTCCCTCCAGGACCGCCACCCTGGCAGAGCATCTGATGGACCTGATCGCCCATGCGCTGCCGTGCGAACAGCGTCTGGTCGAACTGGGCCGGCTCGCGCCGCAGTTCGCGGGCGCAGTCCGCCGGTCCGAACTGCCCGATGCGGTGGAGCGGGAACTCGCGGCCGTGGAGCAGGCCGATGCCCTGGTGGTGGCGACACCGGTGTACCGCGGCGCCTACAGCGGGCTGTTCAAGCACTTCTTCGATTTCATCCACCAGGACGCCCTGATCGACAAGCCGGTCCTGCTGGCCGCCACCGGTGGCAGCGAACGCCATGCGCTGGTGATCGACCACCAGTTGCGGCCGTTGTTCAGCTTCTTCCAGGCGCGCACGTTGCCGCTCGGCGTCTATGCGACCGACAAGGATGTCGTGGACTACCGGCTTCGCGACGAAGCCCTGATCGCACGGGCCCGGCTGGCCGTCGAAAAGGCATTGCCGTTGCTGGAGCTGGCGTGCTTCGCCAGGCCGCGTCCAGCCGATGCACTGGCCGTGGCCTGAAGCACGGATCCCCCCTCAAGAACCCGGTTTACTGGAACTGCGATGCACCAAGAACTCCATTTCACGCTCAAGAGCATCTGCTTCGATGAGGACTACCAGCCATCGGACAGCACGCGCATCACCACCAACTTCGCCAACCTGGCCCGGGGAGCGAACCGGCGGCAGAACCTGCGCAACACGCTGCGGATGATCGACAACCGCTTCAATGACCTCGCGCATTGGGACAACCCGGCGGGCGATCGCTACGCCGTCGCTCTGGAGATCATCTCCGTCGAAATGGACATCAGTGCCACCGGCGGCACCGGCACATTCCCGTTGATCGAGATCCTGAAAACCAGCATGTTCGACAGGCAGGCGAACCGGCGCATCGACGGCATCGCGGGGAACAATTTTTCCTCGTACGTCCGCGACTACGACTTCAGCGTCCTGCTGCCGGATTACAACGCCGGTCGCGCGGAATTCGGCACTCCGGACGACTTCGGGGACCTGCACGGCAAGCTGTTCAAGCAGTTCACCCACTCGGATACCTACCGCGGGCACTTCACGAAGCCGCCCGTCATCTGCATCAGCGTATCGACCAGCAGAACCTACCGACAGACCGGCAACCGCCATCCCGTGCTGGGGGTGGAGTACCGGCAGGACGAGCTGTCCTCGACCGACCGGTACTTCGCCAAGATGGGGATGCAGGTCCGCTTCTTCATGCCGCCAGGCGGCGTGGCACCGCTGGCGTTCTACTTCCACGGAGACCTGCTGAACGACTACACCCCGCTGGAACTGATCGGCACCATCAGCACCATGGAGACCTTCCAGAAGATCTACCGCCCGGAGATCTACAACGCCAATTCGGCTGCCGGGGCGATCTACCGACCGAGCCTGAGTCACCAGGACTACTCGCTGACGCAGATCGTCTATGACCGGGTCGAACGCAGCCAGCTCGCGGTCCAGCAGGGAAAGTTCGCGGAGGAGCACTTCATCAAGCCCTACAGGAACGTGCTGGACCGGTGGGCGGCCGCCTGCCCGCTCTGAACGCAGCCCTGACCATTTCTCTTTACTTGAAAGGATTCCTTCCGATGTTCGAAACCTCCATCGCCGGTAGCCTGCCCAAGCCCGCCTGGCTGGCCGAAACCCACAAGCTCTGGCCCCAGTGGAGGGCCGAGGGCGAGGCGCTGCGCCAGGCCAAGGCCGATGCGACCCTGCTGTGGATCAAGGCCCAGGAAGACGCCGGCCTGGACATCGTGTGCGACGGCGAGCAGTCGCGCCAGCATTTCGTGCACGGCTTCCTCGAGCAGGTCGAGGGCATCGACTTCGAGCACAAGGTGAAGATGGGCATCCGCGACAACCGCTACGACGCGATGGTGCCGCAGGTCGTGTCTGCCCTGCGGCTGAAGGGCCGCGTGCATGCCTTCGAGGCGCAGCTGGCGCGCGCCCACACGAAGAAGAAGCTGAAATTCACCCTGCCGGGCCCGATGACTATCGTCGATACCGTGGCGGACCGCTTCTACGGCGACAAGGTGAAAATGGCTTTCGCGTTCGCGGAACTGCTCAACCAGGAAGCGCTCGCCCTGCAGGCCGATGGCGTGGACATCATCCAGTTCGACGAGCCCGCGTTCAACGTGTACATGAAGGATGCCGCCGACTGGGGCGTGCAGGCGCTCGAGCGCGCGGCGCAGGGCCTGACCTGCACGACGGCAGTGCACATCTGCTACGGCTACGGCATCCAGGCCAATACCGACTGGAAGAGCACCCTGGGCGACGAATGGCGCCAGTACGAAACGGTGTTTCCCGCGCTGGCCCGGAGCAGCATCGACCAGGTGAGCCTGGAATGCATCCACTCCCACGTGCCGCCGGACCTGATGCGGCTGCTGGCCGGCAAGGACGTGATGGTCGGCGTGATCGACGTGGCCACCGACGTGGTCGAGACGCCGGAGGAGGTGGCCGACACCATCGGCCGTGCCCTCGAATTCGTGCCGAAGGAGCGCCTGTTCCCCTGCACCAATTGCGGACTCGCCCCGATGGGGCGGGACGTGGCATGGCGCAAGCTGCAGGCGCTGGCGGAAGGCACGCGGCTGGCGAAGGAGCGGTTCGCTACGGCGTGAGCCCGTCGCGCCGGGCCAGCGCATCCTGCAGCGCGGCATGGAAGCGCCCGGCCGCCACGTCGAGCGGCCAGGGCTCCCAGGGGGTGTCGCCGTACCGGGCCGCCAGCGGGTCGATGCCCACCACGGGCGCATCGATGCGCAGGATGTCGCGCACCTCGTCGTGCGTCCAGCCCACGCAATGCATGGCCTCGCTGGCTGCGGCGGCCAGATCCGCCGCCTTGTGCAGCCGGTGGCCCTCCGGTGTCCAGTCCGGCAACCCGTAGCGCTGGGCGACCGCCTGCATGAGCCGGTCCGCCACGGCGCGGAAGGGTTCGCCCAGTACCGCCTTGAGCGGCGAGATGCAGTCGAAGCCCAGAAAACCTTCCTCCGCGTCGTGCAGGATTTCCTGCAGTTCTTCCCCGGCACTCAGCGGCCCCGGAGCGGCGGCCCGCCGGAGCTCCAGCACCAGCAGCGAGTGCTGCGCGACCGACAGCGGCAGCGGCCAGGCGGATTCGCCGCCCCAGCGGGCCGTGCGCGACAGGCGCACCGCCAGGTCCCTGTCGGTCCATGCGCCAGGGTCCGGATCGATCAGGTCGAGGTGCGCGCCGGAGGGAAGCCGCATCCAGGCGCGGGGAAGCAGGGGGTCGGAGTTCATGCGTGCATTGTGCGGGGCACTCAGGAACGGCCGGGCGGTGCCTTGGGGTCGAGCAGGTGCGCCGCCTGGCTCGAGCCGGTCGAACGGAAATACCCCATGACGGTCGCCACGCTGCGGTGCCCCGTCATGGCCATCGTGTCGGCCAGGGGAACGTTCTGGGACGCCGCCTCGGTGACGAACCCCGACCGCAGCGAATGCGCGGAGTAGTCGTCGGACAGCCCGGCGGCCCGGGCACGTTCCTTGACGATGTCGCGTACCGCGGCAGGGGACAGCGCACCGGCCGGCTTGCCGCCCTTCAACACCCGCCGGAACACCGGCCCCTCCGTGATGCGCGCGGCCTCCAGCCACGCCTGCAGGGCTTCTCCGGCCATGCCTTCGATGGGTTTGTAGTTTTCCGGCCGGTCCGCCGCGTGCTGGTTGGTCTTGGAGTGGGCCAGCACGAACGTGAACGACGACGCCCCATGGCGCCGCAGGTGCCTCATCTCGGCGCCGGCCACCTCCGAACGGCGCCGCCCACCGCTGGCGAACGCGAAAAGAAGCAGGGCGCGGTCCCGCAGGCCCTTGAGCGTTGACAGATCGCAGGTTTCCACCATGGCCATCAGCGGGTCCTTCGTCAGCGCGTCCTTCTTCCTGGGCAGGTCGCCGCGCTTGCCGTAGGCACGGCGTGTCTTGGCCAGCAGGTCGCGGACTTTCGCGTCCTGGCAGGGGTTCTCGACTTCCTTGAGCTGGTGGGTTTTCGAGAGCACCGCGATGCGGTGCACCAGCGTATTGAGGGCCATGGGGCCCGGCTTGCCCTTGAACCCGGCCTGCACCAGGACCGCATCGATCGCGGGCGGCAGTTCGTGCAGCAGCCCGTCACTGGAGCTGCGCTGGGCGTGGTCCACGATGAACTGCAGCACC
Proteins encoded in this window:
- the prpF gene encoding 2-methylaconitate cis-trans isomerase PrpF, translated to MTFAPQTRIAATYMRGGTSKGVFFRLQDLPESARQPGAARDALLLRVAGSPDPYGKQIDGMGGATSSTSKVVILSPSARPGHDVDYLFGQVAIDSAFVDWSGNCGNLSAAVGPFAIAGGLVAPERIPANGTCTVRIWQANIGKTIVAHVPIAGGQVQETGGFMLDGVAFPAAEVALEFLDPAEEGGEGGGAMFPTGNVVDVLEVPGVGSFRATLINAGIPTIFLDARDIGYTGTELQGDINEDPAALARFEAIRAWGAVKMGLIRDVAEAARRQHTPKIAFVAPSAGYVASSGKAVEAADIDLLARALSMGRLHHAMMGTAAVAIGVAAAVPGTVVHRAAGGGTRDAVRFGHPSGVLRVGAEARQENGRWTVARALMGRSARVLMEGWVRVPGDAF
- a CDS encoding oxaloacetate decarboxylase, with product MSTRKRLKQLAEARSGLIVPGAFNALSARVIADLGFQAIYVTGAGVTNMWFGMPDQGFMGLAEIADHTARIRDAVDVPLLVDADTGFGNALNVVHTVRTLERAGADCIQLEDQVAPKRCGHFSGKEVIALDEAVGKIKAAVDARRDPDLLIMARTDAAATHGFEAAVERAQHFAEAGADILFVEAVTRAEEVRALPQRLARPQLMNMVIGGRTPIFNAEQLGTMGFGIVLYANAALQGAVAGMQKALTVLRDDREVQESSGLVTPFEERQRLVGKPAWDALEKRYT
- a CDS encoding LysR family transcriptional regulator, which translates into the protein MLERIHLSIVQQVEKQGSLTASAGVLNLTQSALSHSMKKLEQQLGTDVWLREGRSLRLTQAGQYLLAVANRVLPQLELAEERLGQFAQGERGALRIGMECHPCYQWLLKVVSPYLTAWPDVDVDVKQKFQFGGIGALFGYEIDLLVTPDPLYKPGLQFEPVFDYEQVLVVARDHALASAAYVKPQQLTGEVLISYPVDIERLDIYNQFLLPAGVTPRRHKAIETTDIMLQMVASGRGVAALPRWLVEEYAARMDVVPVRLGARGIAKQIFLGAREADTAIDYVRAFIELARGGR
- the msuE gene encoding FMN reductase; the protein is MTRPLRLAAVSGGLQSPSRTATLAEHLMDLIAHALPCEQRLVELGRLAPQFAGAVRRSELPDAVERELAAVEQADALVVATPVYRGAYSGLFKHFFDFIHQDALIDKPVLLAATGGSERHALVIDHQLRPLFSFFQARTLPLGVYATDKDVVDYRLRDEALIARARLAVEKALPLLELACFARPRPADALAVA
- a CDS encoding DUF1852 domain-containing protein, which codes for MHQELHFTLKSICFDEDYQPSDSTRITTNFANLARGANRRQNLRNTLRMIDNRFNDLAHWDNPAGDRYAVALEIISVEMDISATGGTGTFPLIEILKTSMFDRQANRRIDGIAGNNFSSYVRDYDFSVLLPDYNAGRAEFGTPDDFGDLHGKLFKQFTHSDTYRGHFTKPPVICISVSTSRTYRQTGNRHPVLGVEYRQDELSSTDRYFAKMGMQVRFFMPPGGVAPLAFYFHGDLLNDYTPLELIGTISTMETFQKIYRPEIYNANSAAGAIYRPSLSHQDYSLTQIVYDRVERSQLAVQQGKFAEEHFIKPYRNVLDRWAAACPL
- a CDS encoding methionine synthase, with the protein product MFETSIAGSLPKPAWLAETHKLWPQWRAEGEALRQAKADATLLWIKAQEDAGLDIVCDGEQSRQHFVHGFLEQVEGIDFEHKVKMGIRDNRYDAMVPQVVSALRLKGRVHAFEAQLARAHTKKKLKFTLPGPMTIVDTVADRFYGDKVKMAFAFAELLNQEALALQADGVDIIQFDEPAFNVYMKDAADWGVQALERAAQGLTCTTAVHICYGYGIQANTDWKSTLGDEWRQYETVFPALARSSIDQVSLECIHSHVPPDLMRLLAGKDVMVGVIDVATDVVETPEEVADTIGRALEFVPKERLFPCTNCGLAPMGRDVAWRKLQALAEGTRLAKERFATA
- a CDS encoding phosphohydrolase — protein: MNSDPLLPRAWMRLPSGAHLDLIDPDPGAWTDRDLAVRLSRTARWGGESAWPLPLSVAQHSLLVLELRRAAAPGPLSAGEELQEILHDAEEGFLGFDCISPLKAVLGEPFRAVADRLMQAVAQRYGLPDWTPEGHRLHKAADLAAAASEAMHCVGWTHDEVRDILRIDAPVVGIDPLAARYGDTPWEPWPLDVAAGRFHAALQDALARRDGLTP
- a CDS encoding site-specific integrase; the protein is MRLPTPGNVPALQPELLSDATARAVEDLMREGESANTQASYRSALRYWAAWFNLRYGQPIALPVPSAVVLQFIVDHAQRSSSDGLLHELPPAIDAVLVQAGFKGKPGPMALNTLVHRIAVLSKTHQLKEVENPCQDAKVRDLLAKTRRAYGKRGDLPRKKDALTKDPLMAMVETCDLSTLKGLRDRALLLFAFASGGRRRSEVAGAEMRHLRRHGASSFTFVLAHSKTNQHAADRPENYKPIEGMAGEALQAWLEAARITEGPVFRRVLKGGKPAGALSPAAVRDIVKERARAAGLSDDYSAHSLRSGFVTEAASQNVPLADTMAMTGHRSVATVMGYFRSTGSSQAAHLLDPKAPPGRS